aaaaaatttatttaaatgtatttaaactgGAAGATATATGTTGTGGTTTATCAGTATGGAGCCAATTTTAGATACTTTGGGTAGATTAACAGTAATAGTACTGCATCATGTTATATAAGTATATTGTGTTAAAtcataacacattttatttatatagcacctttcatgcaAAGTgcataacacattttttaaaaagaaaagagcagactATTTAAACagaatcttaaaatatattatttcatgtacaatcttcatctgaaaagtaactataagtaacaaataaatgtagtggagtgaaagtataaagtagagCCTGACCGATATATTGGTCAGCTGATATTATCGcgccaatatatatatatatatatatatgtgtgtgtgtgtgtgtgtatgtatgtatgtatatatatatatatatatatatatatatatatatatatatatatatatatatatatatatatatatatatatacacacacacatatacacacacacacacacacacacacatatatatatatataaaagttatATAGGTGAAATTCTATTTGATaatttttcttaattcaagttttatatatacatacatgtcttttgtgttcagtgttttttaaatgtatagttatttataattatcaaattcccagtgaagtttactgtttcagtgcattgatgtcattttataccATTAGTTTATTGTtatactgtaaaatatcctgccTCCATTACTtatctttgtcacaagtgtttgatgACCACATCTgagggatcattgcaaaaaatgtgcatttatgtatatattctgtatatataagatTACCGGCCATCAATATATTGATATCGGAATTCTTTTGTACTCTGTTATATTGGTATTGGCATTGGTCCCCAAAATCCAGTATTGGTCAGGCCCTatagtataaagtagcagaacatggaaatactcaagtaaagtacaagtacctcaaatttgtacttaagtgcagtaaatgtacttagttactaTTTATTTACAAGTTAGTATTCCACCACTGTTAATTAGTTGTATTAGTTTTTGTTGTACTTATTTTTAACCGTGTGGTGTCTCCTCCGGTGCTGCAGGCGGAGCTCTTCCCTTCAACGTCTCCGCTCTGTCGTTCAATCAGTGACGTGGATTTTCATTGAGGCAGTCAGTGCTGCCACAAACACAAGACCTACCAACATTTCACAGCATTTCCACGAACTTTCCTCATATTTACAAGTCGGATTCCTGGTTTTCTTCCCTTCGTTTGCCACACTTGAACACTGTTTTGTCAGCGCTTTTATAAAACAGGTGAGCAGATTATGTGAAACGTTTAACGTGGTTTCCTGGTGAAACTATCCGCTGGGGAAACTGTTAAAAACGGTTCAAAAATTACCTCTTGTGAgtatttatttgtcacatgaACATTACTGTGTGCTTGCTCAGAGTTTCCCCACAGACACCAGAATGAGTAAAAGCAGCAAAGTGTTGAACCTGAGGGATAAAATCAGTGGTAATGAAGTGGACCTGAGCCTGTGTAACCTGTCTGAGGTGCCAGTCAGAGAGCTGGTAAGTTTGTGAATTAAAATGTTGTGAAATTAAAACATTCAGCGCATTAAATCAGTGTGCTCTgacttaaaacataaaactgtcaTGCTGGTGTTTCATGTCAACATGTCTCTAGGTTAAAATGATGATTCAATTCACaacctttttctttatttttataataaactAACTCTAATTTATCCCAACAGGCTTTATTCCCCAAAGCAACTGTTGTAGACTTGTCTTGCAACAACATCACCTCCCTTCCTgtaagtacaaacacacacaagtcctgaactaaaacacacaattaaTTCTGTTAAATGACTAAATTTGAACCCAATATATTGTTGTAAACTGTGCAGTCTGAAACACTTAAAGAATAGGTTCACAGTggttcaagtctgtcttgaaacaacagtcaggtgtctatattaacactgaaagaggttttcctcactgtaatcattctctctgttcatactgactattaaaagatccccttcaaatgtgctttcagtgtaagtgatgggagacaaaatccacagtgtgtccacacaataattttgtgcacaaatacatttaaaagtttatctgaagcttatatgaggctcatatcaagtggatatctgccacatttacagtctatttagcatcaaattccctctctTTGTTACGAAAATagggactttggcactgaaaagactgtaacgttgaaagatttctacttgatttgactcatttggacagttgaagcttcacattagcttcaaataaacgtttaaatacatttttgtacagaaggaggactgtggatttatCATCACTTACtatgtaagtgcattatgaaaggaccttctaatggtcagtatgaacaggaggaatgattatggcaataaaaacatgtttcaatgttcatttgggctcctgactgttttaagacagacatgaaaaactgtgaacttgtcctttaaacatttattcTGTATCTGTTCTCACACCAACATATTTTGGCAAGATcctgctgatgttttattgttgctaATGTAATGATGTAAATTTGGCAGAAAacctttaatttctgttttctttaagGAATTTAAGGCTTTGAAAACTTTGTTTAAACTGCtggtcatttattttattttatttttttgtttacattaacATTTGTATAATTATCATGGACTAattctcactttatttatttatcaatttaccttattgtattttcattttgtatgtttatatacttttttatttattgagactgtgaaaaaagtaaagtaaaaaaaatacattgaagaGGAAAAAGCACAATTCTAttgaataaatacaattaatactTAAATCATTATTGAGTATTTGGGAAGGTTAGTATAATTTTTCAATTATTATTTGCAACTTGATCCATTGAGGCACTAGTAATGAGGGGTTTACTGGGTCATAAATAAATCACTGAGTCTGAATGATGATTTGAAATTGTAATCAATACAATTTGACATTAAAAGATATTATTTAGCTTGcttatttttgatatttggcACACATCTTAAGCCTTTTCTATAActccaaactgaaaaaataaggGATTTTCCGACAGAGATAGTTTTAATTGCAATTATAGTTTAAATCTGTAGTTTGAAACTGCTTAATATTGGAAAttaagcagttgaaaatatcatttttaaGGTGGTCTCCAAGATTTATGTCAAATTAATGTCACTAATTTGAAGAGGATTTGGCTTTATTAAGTAGAGATTAATGTGAAGTTTATTAAGTCTTCCTCACCGTCTCTGTTACTTCACCAAACTATGGGAGCTACAGTTTTGCATCCTCATCtcatatcatttatttatttatttagtatttgAGCTGCTTATTTTGTCAACATTAAACTCACCTGCAGGTTGCCCAGCGTTGTCTCTGTGttgaacaaactgaaaacactcaGACTAATCTTCTTTTATCTCATGCAGCCGGAGTTCTGCAACCTGACCCACTTGGTCAAGGTGGATCTGAGTAAAAACCAGCTGACCAGTCTGCCAGACGACTTGGGGAACCTGGTCAACCTTCAACACCTGGACCtgtacaacaacaaactgactACGCTGCCTGTCAGCTTCTCTCAGCTGCGGGTGGGTGGCCGACACAAGCATCGATCATCGTAACATGAAGCTGCAAAGGCAACAAATGTGATATCAAGACTGACGCTGTGCAGCTGTTAAAGCTTTTAGTACAATTAGAAAATCAAGCTGTTCTGATTTATAAGTGTTTTCTAACACAAACATCTGTTCTGTTTTATTAGAGAGTTAAATAACTTTTTGGCCAGTCTGTTAGACAGAAAGGAAAGAGCAAAAAAGGCAGTAAATTATGAATAACAAAGACTGgtattttggaaaatacacttatctgctttcttgctgagatttAGAAGAGAGGTCCTCTAAATACGAACCTAGAGTCAGTagctgattagcttagcttagcactgtaaacaggaggaaacacatAGCCTGCAGTACtccaaatatataaaataataaaaaaaaaaaatcacctaccagcacctgtaaagctcacaaatgaacatgttttatcttgttcgtttaatctgtacaaaaatcaATGTGTTTagtgatttttgtttgttattggaccaagccaggctagctgtttccccctttttctagtctttatgctaagctaagctaaccagctgctggtgtAGCTTCACATTTGGCGTAAAGacataagagtggtatcaattttctcatctaactctctccAAGAAAGGATAAGtattcccaaaatgttgaactattcctttactGGTGAATACTTGGTGACTTGGACCAGTGCTAACATTAAGATATACTTTAGTACTCTGCacctttaaaatatgtattagtGCACACTCAAATGCAGTTAAACATCATATCCTTACTTACATGATGTGTGCGGTTGCTTCTCTGGCTTTGTATTGATGtctaacattatttatttaactttgcctgtgtgtgtgtttgttgtcagAGTCTGAAGTGGTTGGATCTGAAGGATAACCCGCTCGAGCCCGGCCTAGCCAAGGCGGCGGGAGATTGTCTGGATGAGAAGCAGTGCAAACAGTGTTCCTCCAAggtgagagatagagagagagaccaaaCAATGACCGGACGAGTACAGTTAACTTCTCAATATCAGTGTGTAAAACTAACAGAAAGTTTCTTTCAGGTTCTGCAGCACATGAGAGCCATCCAGGAAGACGTCGACCGTGCACGAGAGAAACGGCTTTTGAGGGAAAAAGGTGAGTCGTCAAGAAATCATTTTATTTGAGCTTCAAAGGAGGGGTTGAGGGAACCGCGATACTTGTTTGGTACTGACAGAAATGTGTTCGTACAGATTATCAAAGATTGTCGAGTACTGAAAAGTGGCAACAAATGTCGAGTcagatttctttctttgttttcttactCTTGATCAGATAGTTTCTgatataaattaaaatttagCCTGTTTGAgcctcttttatttcttatgaaTATGCTGTTtgcatttcaaaaacatttataatttgagaactttgttaaatgaaaaaaaaggctCGCTAGAAAGACATATTTCACAgtaaactgtagaaaatgtcttgttttgatgTCAGTGAAACTCAGGCATCACACCTGTACTGTAAATCCTCGATCTAGTCCAGCACATTGTCTACAATGAatgtacattttacttttttacataCCGTATATTTACcgtaatttatattttcaagaGCACACCACATGCCCTTTTTGatcaaaatgtgaaatactgCAACACTGGAGACTACACATTAGTGCACTTGGAAGTAGTCGTAATCCAGGTGTGCCAGTGCCCTGCAGACAGGGCGAGGAAGGGTTTGTTTTAtctgaaaacaaaactaacatGCCCATATCAACATAGAAACAGTTACTGGttgctttaattgtttttcctGCCCACACTGACTGCAAAGAAATCCCTTCTTTAAGCAGTTGTAATGTAAGTAATAggggtcaaaatccacagtcgcTGTTTCTTATAACTTCAGTTCAGCTAAAGCCAGTATGAGGCCTGCAGTCTGAGTTTGACAAATCAATCCTCTagagttactgtctttttagtaccaaGTTTTGAAACAGACAAAGCAGGAATTtcatactaaaaagactaattttGGAAGATAACCACTTGATGTGTCTTATCTCAGAGAAGTCTTATTAGCTTCAGCTAAAGTTTAGAgtccatttttgcacagaaattATGCAAATTCTGTCCCCCATCACACATTCAAACTGCTTTAGGAAGGAATTTCTTTGACACCATTGTACGGGTATgttgaacctatcctttaaggttTGACAGCGTCCCGTCTCTGAAGCTAGAGAAGTACAACACAATGCCGTCTTCTGTGAGACAGTTTCTGCAGTGGGAACCATCACAGTTACAGGCTCAGTTCTGATTATGTacattttgttcatgttgttaTTGATCCAACcattatgaaatgaaatgtggcCTTAATTGCCTCTCGCAGACTTCGCCTCTCACAACGGGCCACTAAAAACAATTCACATAAAAGcatcagacaccaacagacactgAAAAGTGAGTTAACcttaaaaaaagtgttttaagatgacagatgaaaaatagctaaaacctctttttgttttcatcttggGTACGATGTTTCTTCACCCAGATGATCATCTGTGATTTTTATGAGCAAGACTAGTTATTCAGTATATAACACCTACCTGGTCTTAAAACATGcccatgttgtttttattcccttccaactagagctgcagcaattaaTCGATTTGTCAATCAAAAGATAATTAAcagacaactattttgatgatcaattaattgtttaagttactgttcaagcaaaaatgacaaacactgactggttccaggttttcaaatgtgatgattcacTGCCTTTCTCGGTCTTACAtcacagtaaattgaatattttggggttttggactgttggtcagacaaaacaagacaactcAAGACgaccaaacaatgaatcaagaaaataatcgacagataaATTGATGGAAATCCTTAGTTGCACACTGGATGCAGGAAATCattacactgaaataaatgtgaaagtgAAGATTTATCAGTGTTAAAAGTTCAGATTCACTCAAAAAATATTGAAACACTTCCAGTCTACAAATTAATTTGCCTCCTGAATTTCCTCTTAGATGTCGTTATCAAAGATCGATTATGTTTCTCTTGCTGACAACATGGTAAGTAGGCTGAGATAGTAAAGTAAAGTGCTTTTCTGGTTTCAGAAGTTTTATCTGCTGAGGTTTAGAGCTGAAGATGAACGGCATTTTAATAAGTGGCAGGAAACCAGCAACACGCTTCCTGGAAGTGAAATTAACATTCTGGTTTGAATGAATGTGATGATCTATCTGAcctctaaatgtatttttttcttctttcctcagAAGGATGAGAACTCCCGCAACACTTATAGTATgaggaacaactttattagttagCCTtcatgaccctgatgaaggccacaagccgaaacgcATCAGTCAGctaataaagttgttcctcatactacaagtgttgcggGAGTTCTCATCTTTCTAGACTTATTTCCCTTCtccgtgcaccttggaagtaggtgaaatTGTGCCAGGGACCCTcactctgtttcttctttcctcaATCAGAGctggagaagaagagggaggcgAAGCAGAGGGAGCGGGAGGCCAGAGAGAAGGAGGCTCGTAAACGGGAGAAGGCGGAGGAGAAGgacaagaggaggaaagagtACAACGCTCAGATGGCCGCCTTGGCTGCACAGGagcaacagaagaagaggaacgaggagaggaagaagaagaacggaCAGGCAGCAGGTGGGACTAAATACCTCACAGGGAGTTGCAGACCACACATCTCTTCTCCAGGAAATCCTGCTTTATTCACTCGATCATTTTGGCTCTAATAATGCTGGTCTGTATAAGTAGTGTTTATGATGATTTATAGGTCAAACGTAAGTCAAAAGACTATAGGTATACGGAGGGTATATTGGAGAAGAGCTGTGCATCAGATCCATTTTGATGGACTTGCATATTAGCAGTGTAAACACAAGTCAGGAAGGTTGAAAACTCAAAGTCTTACTTACAAGAAAAGGGTGGTTTTCTAAGTACTGTATTTTTGCCACATTGAGTCGGCATTGGCCACTTTAtaacaacatacacacaacttGGAGATGGTTGGAGTATTTCCAACTCAACAATATGGATGCACATGTTTCGTTGGCAGAATTTATGACTCACCTCAAGAATAATAGACTTCCTAAAactcaaatgatcatttttttgTGAGGCAGGAAGTTTTTCCCCCATTTACCCAACTTCCCAACTACAAATCACCAATATTTTAAGTGTCCTTTACTTTTGACGTTGATTCTCCACCTTCCAGGTGGTTGTCGGCTTCTGTACAGTTTTTACCAGCAACTGTTTCAACAGCTCTCGGTAATTCGTTCAAAAGATGATTCACCATCTGAGATTTGAGAATCGGCTTCCTAAAAGCGTCACATTCATGTGTTACATTGTCAAAAAACAAACCCAGAACATAACCAATAAGCAAAGATGGATGTTAATGGAAGCCTAATGTgaatttttgtcatattttttcttaaacCGACATGGTTGATGTTTGGCGGCTGACTCTCAAATACTGGATCTTGAACCGTCCTTGATCCCAGCACCCACATGATGTACTTGAATTGTAGTTAATGCACCAAAACAGGGGAAACTCCAGGTGTACTTCCTCAAGAATATAACTTATTAAGGAATTGTTGTTCTAATGTCA
This sequence is a window from Thunnus albacares chromosome 20, fThuAlb1.1, whole genome shotgun sequence. Protein-coding genes within it:
- the lrrc59 gene encoding leucine-rich repeat-containing protein 59 isoform X2, with product MSKSSKVLNLRDKISGNEVDLSLCNLSEVPVRELALFPKATVVDLSCNNITSLPPEFCNLTHLVKVDLSKNQLTSLPDDLGNLVNLQHLDLYNNKLTTLPVSFSQLRSLKWLDLKDNPLEPGLAKAAGDCLDEKQCKQCSSKVLQHMRAIQEDVDRAREKRLLREKELEKKREAKQREREAREKEARKREKAEEKDKRRKEYNAQMAALAAQEQQKKRNEERKKKNGQAADKKAVVQSAPKPRRSLIGLMFKLLLLLLLGLAGVAAACRLTDLQKEAMCVPINAAVDDGLSWAREQEGVVRQLVQNMSSAAKEFLDSTQASKN
- the lrrc59 gene encoding leucine-rich repeat-containing protein 59 isoform X1, with product MSKSSKVLNLRDKISGNEVDLSLCNLSEVPVRELALFPKATVVDLSCNNITSLPPEFCNLTHLVKVDLSKNQLTSLPDDLGNLVNLQHLDLYNNKLTTLPVSFSQLRSLKWLDLKDNPLEPGLAKAAGDCLDEKQCKQCSSKVLQHMRAIQEDVDRAREKRLLREKELEKKREAKQREREAREKEARKREKAEEKDKRRKEYNAQMAALAAQEQQKKRNEERKKKNGQAAADKKAVVQSAPKPRRSLIGLMFKLLLLLLLGLAGVAAACRLTDLQKEAMCVPINAAVDDGLSWAREQEGVVRQLVQNMSSAAKEFLDSTQASKN